From a region of the Deltaproteobacteria bacterium genome:
- a CDS encoding CoA-binding protein: MIGASANPNKWGFRILANIIVGDFKGLICPVNPKGGTLLGLQVYPSVKMIPAQVNLAVITIPADLVLSSLLECAEKGIRSVIIITSGFSETGAAGRALENEVVRMAREKGMHLIGPNTMGIFSAASNLHALMPPIQPLHAGVSYVSQSGNVGVQMLAWGIERGVGFSKFVSSGTEGDIRTEDYLEYFSEDPDTKVLLSYIEGLKSGYHFLEVARKAVQKKPLILFKGGKSDAGSKAAQSHSGALAGHYSLFKDAFRQAGIIEAETTEGLLDYAGVFLHYPLPRGNRIAILTRGGGWGVVAADACREWGLELPPLSEGAIEKLNMILPAYWSHGNPVDMAATLNPEALSKSLEILIQEKGVDGIIAQGVEVLVKRSMVLEKLGEMNLLDGLEGAEEQDAFKDVRLIMDLMEAYKKPVIMVSGVNSFTRGVSTQGRETVIFPTPERAARAMSKLWQYSRYLQRG, encoded by the coding sequence ATGATCGGCGCTTCGGCTAATCCCAACAAGTGGGGTTTTCGTATCCTGGCCAATATAATCGTTGGTGATTTTAAAGGCTTAATCTGTCCGGTCAACCCCAAAGGAGGAACCCTGTTAGGACTCCAGGTCTACCCTTCGGTCAAAATGATCCCGGCTCAGGTGAATCTGGCTGTTATCACCATCCCGGCAGATCTGGTGCTATCATCCCTCCTTGAATGTGCCGAAAAGGGAATCCGATCGGTTATTATTATCACTTCAGGTTTTTCAGAAACCGGGGCAGCGGGTCGGGCTTTGGAAAATGAGGTAGTCCGGATGGCCCGCGAAAAGGGGATGCATCTTATCGGCCCTAATACCATGGGGATCTTTTCGGCCGCCTCGAATTTGCATGCCCTCATGCCCCCGATTCAACCCCTCCATGCCGGTGTATCCTATGTCTCTCAGAGCGGCAACGTAGGTGTACAGATGTTGGCCTGGGGAATTGAGCGCGGTGTCGGCTTTTCCAAGTTTGTATCCAGCGGGACCGAAGGGGATATCCGGACAGAAGATTATCTGGAATATTTCAGTGAAGATCCGGATACCAAAGTCCTCCTGTCCTATATTGAAGGTCTGAAAAGCGGATATCATTTCCTGGAGGTGGCCAGAAAGGCCGTCCAGAAAAAACCTTTGATCCTTTTCAAGGGTGGAAAAAGTGATGCGGGAAGCAAGGCGGCCCAATCCCATTCCGGGGCCCTGGCCGGCCACTACAGTCTTTTTAAGGATGCTTTCCGGCAGGCCGGTATCATTGAGGCCGAGACCACTGAAGGTTTGCTGGATTACGCCGGGGTATTTTTGCATTACCCCCTGCCCAGGGGAAACCGGATCGCCATCCTGACCCGGGGCGGAGGCTGGGGGGTGGTAGCCGCCGACGCCTGTCGTGAATGGGGCCTGGAGCTCCCGCCCCTGTCAGAGGGAGCGATAGAAAAACTGAACATGATTCTTCCTGCCTATTGGAGTCATGGAAATCCTGTGGACATGGCCGCCACCCTAAATCCGGAGGCCCTGTCGAAATCCCTGGAAATCCTTATCCAGGAAAAAGGGGTGGATGGGATCATTGCCCAGGGGGTGGAAGTCCTTGTCAAGAGATCCATGGTCCTCGAAAAATTAGGAGAGATGAATCTATTGGACGGCCTTGAAGGGGCAGAAGAACAGGATGCGTTTAAAGATGTCCGCCTGATCATGGACCTTATGGAAGCTTATAAGAAACCGGTGATCATGGTAAGCGGGGTAAACAGCTTTACCCGGGGTGTTTCCACCCAAGGCCGGGAAACGGTCATTTTCCCGACCCCCGAAAGGGCAGCCCGGGCCATGTCCAAACTCTGGCAGTACAGCCGCTATTTACAACGGGGTTGA
- a CDS encoding TfoX/Sxy family protein — protein MAYNEKLDSQIAALVAGWSHVDRKKMFGGVCHLMNGNMFCGVYKDFLILRLGTEAAATALRKAGVRPFDITGRPMPGWVMVEESGFKGDKLTKWLEQARAFVQTLPPK, from the coding sequence ATGGCTTATAATGAAAAGCTGGATTCGCAAATTGCAGCCCTTGTAGCGGGTTGGTCTCATGTGGATCGAAAAAAAATGTTCGGCGGCGTCTGCCACCTGATGAATGGGAATATGTTCTGTGGGGTCTACAAGGATTTTTTGATCCTCCGTTTGGGAACAGAGGCGGCGGCCACCGCCCTCCGGAAAGCCGGGGTCCGGCCATTCGACATCACCGGCCGGCCCATGCCGGGCTGGGTGATGGTCGAGGAATCCGGATTCAAAGGAGATAAGCTGACCAAATGGCTCGAACAGGCCCGGGCCTTTGTCCAAACCCTGCCACCGAAATAG
- a CDS encoding MFS transporter produces MFDKNNRSPAPPLFYYGWVIVVLAFITLGITFGIWYSFSVFFLVVIKEFGWSRAGASSIYSVFIISQALMALLAGYLQDRFGPRRVIPFGTLLLSFALILTSQAHELWHFQIAYGVLAGAGISILGFSSHSAFIPKWFERKRGLAMGIAMSGIGFGMLFLVPAAESFISLYGWRTTYGLFAGLVFFSIGPLNLIFSRKNPQELHLQPDGDRLHTDPSLSKPARVVKIIDSQWSGVDWTLRKAFKTKRFWYLVAGFSFGSYVYQGTLLHSISAMVDSGLSRTTAAYYFGILGLASAGGKILFGSLSDRFEREKVNNLAGVVTALGLLCLMIVSQVQGPMPFLFAIFFGLGYGAAAPLFPSVSADIFLGNSFGLIFSMMGIGGGIGGAMGSFLPGWLHDLTGNYSLAIFLSFIGLVLSCLFISLAAPSKVRKVVKA; encoded by the coding sequence ATGTTTGATAAAAATAATCGAAGCCCCGCCCCCCCCCTTTTCTATTACGGCTGGGTTATCGTGGTCTTGGCCTTTATTACTCTGGGTATAACCTTTGGCATCTGGTATTCCTTTTCGGTTTTTTTCCTGGTCGTCATCAAAGAGTTCGGCTGGAGCCGGGCCGGCGCCTCCAGCATCTATTCCGTCTTCATTATTTCCCAGGCCTTGATGGCCCTATTGGCCGGCTATCTCCAGGACCGCTTTGGACCCCGGAGGGTCATCCCTTTTGGGACCCTACTGCTGTCTTTTGCCCTGATTTTAACCAGCCAGGCCCATGAACTGTGGCACTTTCAGATAGCCTATGGGGTCCTGGCCGGTGCAGGTATAAGCATTCTGGGATTTTCTTCCCACTCAGCCTTTATCCCTAAGTGGTTTGAACGGAAAAGAGGGCTGGCCATGGGTATAGCCATGTCCGGTATCGGATTCGGCATGTTGTTTCTGGTTCCGGCCGCCGAGAGTTTCATTTCCCTTTATGGGTGGCGGACAACTTATGGGTTGTTCGCCGGGTTGGTCTTCTTCTCTATCGGGCCTTTAAATCTTATTTTTTCCAGAAAGAACCCGCAAGAACTTCACCTTCAACCGGATGGAGACCGACTACATACCGATCCATCCCTTTCCAAGCCGGCCCGCGTGGTGAAAATCATCGACAGCCAGTGGAGCGGGGTTGACTGGACCCTCAGGAAGGCCTTCAAAACCAAGCGGTTCTGGTACCTGGTGGCCGGCTTTTCCTTTGGTTCTTATGTCTATCAGGGAACTCTTCTGCACAGTATTTCCGCCATGGTCGACAGCGGATTGAGCCGGACCACAGCCGCCTATTACTTCGGGATTTTAGGCCTGGCCAGTGCCGGGGGGAAAATCCTGTTCGGCTCTCTCTCCGATCGTTTCGAACGGGAAAAGGTCAATAACCTGGCCGGAGTCGTCACCGCCCTGGGGTTGCTCTGTTTGATGATCGTCAGCCAGGTACAAGGGCCTATGCCCTTTTTATTCGCCATCTTCTTTGGGTTGGGTTATGGTGCGGCCGCCCCGCTTTTCCCCTCGGTCAGCGCCGATATCTTCCTGGGAAATTCCTTCGGTCTCATCTTCTCCATGATGGGCATCGGCGGAGGGATAGGAGGGGCCATGGGGTCATTTTTGCCCGGCTGGCTACACGATTTAACGGGAAATTATTCCCTGGCCATCTTCCTTTCCTTTATCGGTCTTGTCCTTTCCTGCCTGTTTATCTCCCTGGCGGCACCCAGTAAGGTACGCAAGGTGGTCAAGGCATAA
- the dnaK gene encoding molecular chaperone DnaK, with translation MSKIIGIDLGTTNSCVAIMEGGDPKVIANVEGSRTTPSVVSVTDNNERLVGQVAKRQAITNPTNTVYAVKRLIGRKYDAREVQDDIHILPYKIIKAQNGDAHIEIRGKEYSPAEISSMILTKMKQTAEEYLGEKVTDAVITTPAYFNDSQRQATKDAGRIAGLNVQRIINEPTAAALAYGLDKKKDEKIAVFDLGGGTFDISILEIGEGVFEVKSTNGDTHLGGEDFDLRVIDYLAAEFRKDQGIDLRSDKMALQRLKEAAEKAKMELSTSMETDINLPFITADASGPKHLNLKLSRAKLEMLVEDLIEKVVPPCRMALKDAGLTADQIQEVILVGGMTRMPKVQQKVKELFGREPHKGVNPDEVVAIGAGIQAGVLKGDVKDVLLLDVTPLSLGIETLGGVHTKLIEKNTTIPTRKSQIFSTAGDNQPAVSIHVLQGEREMAADNKTLGRFELTGIPPAPRGLPQIEVTFDIDANGIVHVSAKDLGTGKEQSIKITASSGLSEEEIKKLVKDAEMHAEEDKKKKELAEARNHADTLIYSTEKTVKELGDKVESGLKTEIDTAIERLKKAMETTDAGEIKRLSDELTQNSHKLAEKMYSQASQQGPGGDAGPEHGAGGPSGGKKADEDVVDADFEEVK, from the coding sequence ATGAGTAAAATTATTGGAATTGATTTGGGGACCACCAATTCTTGTGTGGCCATTATGGAAGGTGGAGACCCGAAGGTGATTGCAAATGTGGAGGGGAGCCGTACCACCCCCTCGGTCGTTTCCGTCACGGACAACAATGAACGGCTGGTCGGTCAGGTGGCCAAACGACAAGCCATTACCAATCCGACCAATACCGTCTATGCGGTTAAACGGCTGATCGGGCGTAAATATGATGCCCGGGAAGTCCAGGATGATATCCATATCCTTCCCTATAAGATCATCAAAGCCCAGAACGGGGATGCCCATATCGAGATCCGGGGGAAAGAGTACAGCCCGGCCGAGATCTCTTCTATGATTCTGACGAAGATGAAACAAACGGCCGAAGAATACCTTGGGGAAAAGGTGACCGATGCGGTCATTACCACACCGGCCTACTTCAATGACAGTCAGCGGCAGGCCACCAAGGATGCCGGACGGATCGCCGGCTTGAATGTCCAGCGGATCATCAATGAACCGACGGCAGCCGCTTTGGCTTACGGACTGGATAAAAAGAAGGATGAGAAGATTGCCGTCTTCGATCTGGGGGGCGGGACCTTTGATATCTCCATCCTCGAAATCGGGGAGGGGGTCTTTGAAGTCAAGTCTACCAACGGCGATACCCACCTTGGCGGGGAAGATTTCGACTTAAGGGTTATCGATTATCTGGCGGCTGAGTTCCGAAAGGATCAGGGCATCGATTTGAGGAGCGATAAAATGGCCCTCCAACGCCTGAAAGAGGCCGCGGAAAAGGCCAAGATGGAGTTGTCCACTTCCATGGAAACGGACATCAATCTCCCTTTTATTACTGCCGATGCCAGCGGCCCCAAACATCTGAATCTGAAACTTTCCCGGGCCAAGCTGGAGATGCTGGTCGAAGACCTCATTGAAAAGGTGGTCCCACCCTGCCGGATGGCCCTCAAGGACGCCGGCCTTACGGCCGACCAGATCCAGGAAGTCATTCTGGTTGGGGGCATGACCCGGATGCCCAAAGTCCAGCAGAAGGTCAAGGAACTCTTCGGCCGGGAACCGCACAAAGGGGTGAATCCGGACGAAGTGGTAGCCATCGGGGCTGGTATCCAGGCCGGCGTTTTAAAAGGGGATGTGAAAGATGTCCTGCTCCTGGACGTGACCCCATTGTCGTTGGGGATCGAGACTCTGGGCGGGGTCCATACCAAATTGATTGAGAAGAATACCACCATTCCAACCCGGAAGAGTCAGATTTTCTCTACGGCCGGCGATAATCAGCCGGCGGTTTCGATCCATGTGCTCCAGGGGGAACGGGAGATGGCTGCCGACAACAAGACCCTCGGGCGTTTTGAATTGACCGGTATCCCACCCGCCCCCCGGGGCCTGCCACAAATCGAAGTCACCTTTGATATCGATGCTAACGGGATTGTCCATGTGTCGGCCAAGGATTTGGGGACGGGCAAGGAACAGTCCATCAAGATAACGGCCTCCAGCGGATTGAGTGAAGAAGAGATCAAAAAGCTGGTCAAAGATGCCGAAATGCACGCCGAAGAGGACAAAAAGAAAAAGGAGCTGGCGGAAGCCCGCAATCACGCCGACACCCTGATCTATTCAACGGAAAAAACCGTAAAGGAGTTGGGAGACAAGGTAGAAAGCGGCCTTAAAACGGAAATTGATACGGCCATAGAGCGGTTGAAGAAGGCCATGGAAACCACTGATGCCGGTGAAATAAAGCGGCTGTCGGATGAGTTGACCCAAAATTCACATAAGCTGGCTGAAAAGATGTATTCCCAGGCCAGCCAGCAAGGGCCTGGCGGTGATGCCGGACCGGAGCACGGGGCCGGCGGTCCATCGGGCGGAAAGAAGGCGGATGAGGATGTGGTCGATGCCGATTTTGAAGAAGTAAAATAA
- a CDS encoding DUF362 domain-containing protein, protein MSKVMIHPADYDHVRRAVDRAFELFPLNISGKKVLIKPNVLRGSEAREGITTHPAVLMTVVEKVESMGTASIIVGDNPGVFSYGENEASFKKTGLMEAAKGYYQNIGNDSRPVDFNPEFMARVSLSKAVLEADIIISLPKFKTHGLTVISGAIKNSYGFLPGAQKANLHKAAGAPKRFHELLVDVFRLRVPDLFIIDAVVGMEGNGPASPDLRDIGLILASDNAVALDAVMAFMMGCDPGRLRFLQKARETGLGDYDLSTIEVEGEMKPIPGFKLPPLGGEAISGNTAVREFMESRTRLRPQVDPEACTACGTCIDHCAVSALVLNEDNLPQVDADTCITCFCCQEMCPEKAITLK, encoded by the coding sequence ATGTCAAAAGTAATGATCCATCCGGCGGATTATGACCATGTCCGCCGGGCCGTAGACCGGGCCTTTGAACTTTTCCCTTTGAATATTTCGGGGAAAAAGGTCCTGATCAAACCCAATGTCCTTCGGGGCTCGGAGGCCAGGGAAGGCATCACCACCCATCCGGCCGTCCTCATGACCGTGGTGGAAAAAGTGGAATCCATGGGTACCGCTTCCATTATAGTGGGTGACAATCCAGGGGTTTTCAGCTACGGAGAAAACGAGGCTTCCTTCAAAAAAACAGGCCTGATGGAAGCTGCCAAAGGATATTATCAAAATATCGGAAACGATTCCCGGCCCGTCGATTTCAATCCCGAATTCATGGCCAGGGTGAGCCTTTCCAAAGCGGTTTTGGAGGCGGATATCATCATCAGTCTGCCGAAATTCAAGACCCATGGTCTGACCGTCATCAGCGGAGCCATTAAAAACAGCTATGGGTTTTTGCCTGGGGCACAGAAGGCCAACCTGCACAAGGCCGCCGGCGCTCCGAAACGGTTCCATGAATTGCTGGTCGACGTCTTTCGGCTCCGGGTGCCAGACCTGTTCATCATAGATGCCGTGGTCGGGATGGAGGGCAATGGGCCGGCTTCACCGGACCTACGGGATATCGGCCTGATTCTGGCCTCCGATAATGCCGTGGCCCTGGATGCGGTTATGGCCTTTATGATGGGTTGCGATCCGGGACGGCTGCGGTTCCTGCAAAAGGCCAGGGAGACGGGATTAGGCGACTACGACCTGTCGACGATTGAAGTCGAGGGAGAAATGAAACCTATTCCCGGCTTCAAACTTCCTCCCCTGGGAGGCGAAGCGATTTCCGGCAATACGGCTGTAAGGGAGTTTATGGAAAGCCGGACCAGGCTGCGGCCCCAGGTCGATCCGGAAGCCTGCACCGCCTGCGGCACCTGCATCGATCATTGTGCGGTGTCGGCTTTAGTCCTGAACGAAGACAACCTGCCCCAAGTAGACGCCGACACCTGCATTACCTGCTTCTGTTGCCAGGAGATGTGTCCGGAGAAGGCGATCACGTTAAAATAA